The following is a genomic window from Malus sylvestris chromosome 12, drMalSylv7.2, whole genome shotgun sequence.
ATCAATGAAAAGTTAACAACCATAGTTTGTGAAAGTCACTAttaacatctccgcattgcgcagtgaaacgagccacatgttctaacgaggataaagacgattctccagcaaaaaggctgaaatctgaaatcttgaaacctttaggatattCGAACTTTTCCGCATAAGCTGGATACAGGTGGATGAATTTAGGAAACTTCGGCCCctttttcatggccgaatcgatcatccgcTGGACCTCGATCATATCGACGGGTGTTGCTTCCACTCTCTGGTTGGATCCATCTGACCTACTACTTGATCCTCCCTTTTTTTCTAAGTCAATTGTTTTGGGCCGAGTAGATACTACTTCGGCCTGTAGGGAATTACCTTTAAGTGGAAGTTGTCGAGCCTGATCAACAGGTTTCTCTTCAAAGACTTTGCTAACTATTATATCGAGAAATCTGGTTTAGGTCTCACCATTGCTTTGTATCACTTCAAGCAAACGGTTCATTTTGTGGCCCACTGTCTGTTCAACTTGTCGAGATTGCTCGTCAAGTCGTCTTTGAAGAAAATACCTAGTCAGAGGATCCAAGCCTTCACCACCGTCTTCATCGCAGTCTTTCATTATTCCTTCAATGAAAACGCCTGCGATTCGGTTGGGTATTTCTGTATTTCGAGGCTGGGCACCAAGGCACACTTCTTTTTCTCAGTGTGTCACACTTGCAGCCTCAGGGATCACAGCGACGATAGGATTTCGCGCATGTGACACCTCTTGTCTAGGACTTTAAACCAGCAGATAGGTCGCTAATTTTCCcatagttgttttcttttttactgatcGTGTCTCAATGGTCATGAACTAGGTAGTTTTAGCATTGGGTCCCACCAAGCGTGCCAAAATattgaccttaaaaactaccaagcctacgtggcgcgcaggccgagtaattagtaagctaactacatcatttggtcgtatgcggggcgtgccaactcgtcggccgagcttgaccaatgagtaaaatttgttgatattACATTGAGCGCGCAGCTGACTTCTCAATCTTGCgactgcgaccgaggaaggaacacacaTCGGCCTTCAGGTTCTAAAGCTTGAAAACAAAgctactagttctgcgaagttcacaaatcgtcggcacCAGCTTCGGTCAccgtgattatattcgtaagagtataagcacgtcgAATCGACACTAGAATATAGGGACATAAGTATTCAAAACAAATATATgtcttgattgtgaaagtggtttggccgtcagaatgccgaactctaaaacctacttgcgaataaccaatcataaacaacCCGGCGTACGATGTGCCGAGCCTAGTAACTCGTAACACCTCATTTTGCTGaagaggctaatgagatgacctctgccgatgaggattcgaaaatccttctcgaccgagacttggatggATAACCAATCGGCCCTGttgcaatgttgtttatccaaactaaaggtgtttcacgatcggctgattctacggcaacagtgatgtttatccaaactaaaaatGTTCACCGGTTcccttcacagtgttgtttatccaaactgaagatgtgttggcagaaaaatgaaaacaaaaatctcaatgttgttgagaggttttgcgtagagcgagggtatgcgcagggcaatttgtgtgtcgAATTGGAGGGGCTTGTTTCGATGCCTTccctccctatttatagcagccaACCCGTATTGAATCCCAATCACTCCCGGATTATAACTCTTTTCCCTGATTCAACTTTATCTTGGCCAATCCTACTCCTACTTGGACTTTGAACATAACTCGTTATCAGGCCGTATTCAATTCCAGCATCCTGATCCTATCAAAACTTTCTCATGATATGACTCATCCACATCCCCAATTCCCCGATGGGATATGGCTAATTTCGACTGCGTGGCCCATAAGTTAGATAACCCCCAACGATACCTATACACGGCCTCTGGGCCGAAAAGAATTCTAAACTCAGCCCAACCAACACTGGGCCGAGAACGattctaaactcggcccaaaacaatattttttggCCCAAACAGAAGTGTAGAAATATTTGTAAAAACATATGTCCCTTTATtctatccctatatatataagACACTAACTATAGAATTGAAACATATCAAAAGACCTTAATGTCATATCATAATCCTAACTGGTAAGCATCAACACTATAAGTTTTCAAATATGGTAATAACTCAAAACAGTGTAGAAGGTCTGCATCAAGGTGAGTATCAACAAAATCAGAGCAGCAAACGCAGATATGAAGGACCATGGAGTATCAAAATAAGTGTACTTGAAGCTAGCCCATTGAACATGCCAACTATTCCCATAATAGTCATGCACATCattgaacaacttagccaagtAACATCTATCCATATCAAATGCCACATCCTTCCCCAAATTATTAATAAATCGAGCAACTTCCCCATCGTTCCCAAAGCAATTCTCGATGATGTTACGGTCACTCAAATACTCAACATCCTTGTATGTGTTCACAAGGCAATCGAGCAATGTGGCGTAGGTGGTGATGTGCTTAGAACTTGACTTGTGGCATTGCTCATAGGCCACACAATTCAGTAAGAACGAGCTCATGAAATCGTCGATTGTTATAGGCGGCATTTCGATGACACCGCGCTTGAATttgatcaccaagaagctttCGTCCTTGCCCGGATTGAACTTGATTCCGGCACGGCGAAGCTTCGAGACACAGTGGATGGTATGTGTTGGGATGGTGTTGCTGCTACGTGGCTCTTCATGGCCTGGGGGTATAACACTTGAGCGTAACAAGTCAAGCAAATGCATACCTGCAAACAAGGTATTAAACATCGATGTTAACGTATAGAGGGGCAGAAAATTCATGTACCGAAGAAAATCTgtgtaaaaatatgagaaaaataTTGTATATTATATTAGTGTTCTttccataaaacaaaaaaaaagttattgggTTTACTTTAAGAGCAACTCTACCTCTACAAATTGCTCTGCCTATTTAGGTGATTGATTCCCCCAACACCTATTGGGTGGGCTATCTCCCACAAACCAAGCAGTCGGGCAAGAATGGCCTGATGCCTTGCTTGAGGTTCATACCCACGTCACCCCCTGACCCAAAATCTAGTCTATTTTTCCACCTTCGTTACACCCAAATTCATGAGAATcatatgttaaataaaattattgaaCTCACCGCTATGGAGGCAAGAAAATAGAGTAGGGTTTGGGTCATGGGTGCAGCCAGAAATCGAACAAAGATAGGCacttgaaaaaaatttcatctttttttttttttttttttgacaaaccaAGCTAATTTTTCAACTTGATACATATATAAATccctgatttatttatttatttatttcctttACCTGTGTATTAATCACTAATCTAATACTTATTATGCTACAAGAATACATGCAACTTAAGAAAGTTTTAGACGTAAGAGGTGATCctgagaagacaaagaagagagGAGGGGCACTTAAGAACGGTATGTTGCCACGATTTTGACAAGATTAATATAATTAAGCATCTCGCATGGAAAAATTTGAGAGGGGGCACGTGCAACCCCGGACCTATGTTCCCTCCGTCCCTATTAAGATAGATTAAGCGTTGGATCACTTTTCaagtaacaaaaacaaaacagaaaaattaattttaaaatatcattGAAGTTTGAGAGAGCATGCCTGTAAGATTGTGGTGCTTTTGAATGACATTATCAGGCCTCTGCATATGGTTGTTGAAGAATTCCACGGCAAGCAACGACAATGACTTCCCATTTTCTTTATGTTCTTCCATTGTTGTGAGATCAAACAAAGTCAGAAGAACAAAGAAGGGTATTTGATTTTCAAGCCTAAGAAAATCCCTAGCCAAAAATGGGATTATCCAAACCATGTTGACAAGAGGATCGTCACGctcgaaccgaaccaaaagccCGAATTTTCGAAACAATTCGATTATAAAGCAACCATCAAGAACCAACATTTCCAAAAATTCATCCGTACTAAGATTTATGTTTTCTGAGTAACACTCTCTAGCTTTTTGTTCCAATGGCTCCAAGGCCTTCAAGTAGTCCTTTAAAGTCAACCCTTTGGGCTCTGTCCTTGCAAGCAAAGAGCCCAAGTATTTCCACTTGTGCTCTTCGATCATCTTGAGACGTGGCTCTCCTCTGTGGTAAGGACCGATTGAGACGATGTGGGGGTTGTAGGACTTACCGTTTATCTCGACAAGGCTCTGTGGGACTCTGAAGATGCAGCAGGAGGGTTTTCCTGCTGCATTGCTTAGAAGTCTTGGGGGTTCTGAGATCATCTGGTACATGGTGCCCAACCGATCCTTGTTCGCTTCCCACATGCTGATTGGATGGCTGTTATTGTTGGGTTGTTGCTGTTGTTGCGGTGAATTCGGGCCCATCTGAGTAGTTGTCTTGGAGGTGATGATGGCTGTGGTGATGAATTGTGGTGGTGAAATTTGAAGTTGCTTTATTTCTTCTTGGATGGGTGCTTTATTTCTTCTGGGACGGGGATTAATCAAGGGAAGACGGTAGAGGGAAGACAATTTGGTTTGATTGACAGCAAGACAATGACCAGGGAGAAttgataatataatttaatgcCACTATAAAGGTCGAAACTTGCTTAATCCAACTACCAATTCATTGGATGACTGATTTTAAGCAATATCGTCActtaatattataatttaatagtattttttattatttataagcGAAAAGTTTTATacttaatttttgtcaaatacaaatttgaaatcaaacaaatcaacTTTGACAATCCTGCTCTTTTAAGATCCTCAATTTAAGTACCCTGAGGACCAAATAAGTATTAATcacaaaattatattaattaaaatcGAAATGCAGAAAATATTTAACAATATAATAAACCAAAGCCAACTTAAAGCCCATAACTTATTACAAAACTCATGTCTCTTTAGTGTATATggtattatttgttaaaaataaaaaaatcatcgtGCAACATCAAAGTCCATtaagatatttttattttagaagaTTAAATATCATTATTAAGAAATTctacatatactaaaacccatcATCTTAAGTACagtaaaatgacgaaaatacccaTGTTTTGctgtataaattttt
Proteins encoded in this region:
- the LOC126593516 gene encoding UPF0481 protein At3g47200-like — its product is MGPNSPQQQQQPNNNSHPISMWEANKDRLGTMYQMISEPPRLLSNAAGKPSCCIFRVPQSLVEINGKSYNPHIVSIGPYHRGEPRLKMIEEHKWKYLGSLLARTEPKGLTLKDYLKALEPLEQKARECYSENINLSTDEFLEMLVLDGCFIIELFRKFGLLVRFERDDPLVNMVWIIPFLARDFLRLENQIPFFVLLTLFDLTTMEEHKENGKSLSLLAVEFFNNHMQRPDNVIQKHHNLTGMHLLDLLRSSVIPPGHEEPRSSNTIPTHTIHCVSKLRRAGIKFNPGKDESFLVIKFKRGVIEMPPITIDDFMSSFLLNCVAYEQCHKSSSKHITTYATLLDCLVNTYKDVEYLSDRNIIENCFGNDGEVARFINNLGKDVAFDMDRCYLAKLFNDVHDYYGNSWHVQWASFKYTYFDTPWSFISAFAALILLILTLMQTFYTVLSYYHI